One segment of Engraulis encrasicolus isolate BLACKSEA-1 chromosome 7, IST_EnEncr_1.0, whole genome shotgun sequence DNA contains the following:
- the LOC134452557 gene encoding dehydrogenase/reductase SDR family member 13-like: MFAFLILTLVGVLITCFILHHCFFKLPMCKSKTQLHGKTVIITGSNAGIGKHTALDLARRGARVILACRDQQRAEAAVADIKQMSGSNEVLYMHLDLAKLSSVRTFAESFLKREQRLDILINNAGIAIDGKTEEGFGIIFAVNHLGHFLLTHLLLDRLKECGPSRIVNVSSAGHRKGNIDFNCLSTHRDLLPAGYSGIDVLAVYCHSKLCNVLFTHELAKRLQGTDVTCYSLHPGVIGTGIARHGAALWHRLWQLLGVLFFASVEGGAQTTLHCALAEGIEPLSGRYFSRCGLDQPDPKGTDDAAAKKLWELSERFCGLS; this comes from the exons ATGTTTGCATTTCTCATTCTCACTCTTGTTGGAGTTCTAATAACATgcttcattttgcatcattgtttcTTCAAACTGCCAATGTGCAAGTCTAAAACTCAACTGCATGGGAAAACTGTGATCATAACTG GGTCCAATGCTGGTATTGGGAAGCACACAGCGCTGGACTTGGCCAGAAGGGGCGCCAGAGTCATTCTTGCCTGCAGGGATCAGCAGAGAGCTGAGGCAGCCGTAGCAGACATCAAACAG ATGAGTGGAAGTAATGAAGTGCTGTACATGCACCTGGATCTGGCCAAACTGAGCTCAGTGCGGACCTTTGCTGAGAGCTTCCTCAAAAGAGAGCAGCGGCTCGATATCCTCATCAACAACGCAG GGATTGCAATAGACGGAAAGACGGAGGAGGGCTTCGGAATAATCTTTGCTGTCAATCACCTGGGGCATTTCCTGTTAACCCACTTGCTGCTGGACCGCCTGAAAGAGTGCGGCCCCAGCAGAATTGTCAACGTGTCCTCGGCCGGCCATCGGAAGGGGAACATCGACTTTAACTGCCTCAGTACCCATCGAGACCTCCTGCCCGCCGGGTACTCGGGAATTGATGTGTTAGCCGTCTACTGTCACAGCAAGCTGTGCAATGTGCTCTTCACACATGAGCTGGCCAAAAGACTGCAAGGGACAGATGTGACCTGCTATTCTCTACACCCAG GCGTGATCGGGACGGGCATCGCCCGACACGGGGCAGCCCTGTGGCACAGGCTTTGGCAGCTGCTGGGCGTGCTGTTCTTCGCCAGCGTGGAGGGGGGCGCCCAGACCACGCTGCACTGCGCCCTGGCGGAGGGCATCGAGCCGCTGAGCGGACGCTACTTCTCCCGGTGCGGCCTGGACCAGCCCGACCCCAAGGGCACGGACGACGCGGCCGCCAAGAAGCTCTGGGAGCTGAGCGAGCGCTTCTGCGGGCTGTCCtga
- the dhrs13a.2 gene encoding dehydrogenase/reductase SDR family member 13a.2: MFPLVIASVVVLAGVYVLLVETLFKSSQCKSSTGMSGKTVIITGGNTGIGKATATELARRGARVILACRNRQKADEAIEDIKRETGSCDVVYMQLDLASLQNIRNFAQTFLKTESRLDVLINNAGLVADGRTEDGFGIEFGVNHLGHFLLTCLLLDRLKEAPEARVVTLSSMAHRWGRIDFDRLAAHKDLGTGLYSWQFFHAYCNSKLCNTLFTHELAKRLKGTNVTCYSVHPGVVKTELSRHVSLWQMVIVDPISRLLFLDPKTGAQTTLHCVLQEGIEPLSGRYFTCCAPQEVAAHCKDDAVAKKLWDVSEMLCGLA, encoded by the exons ATGTTTCCACTGGTGATTGCTTCAGTAGTTGTCCTAGCAGGAGTTTATGTTCTTTTGGTGGAAACGCTCTTCAAAAGTTCTCAATGCAAGAGTTCCACTGGGATGTCTGGCAAAACAGTCATCATTACAG GAGGAAACACGGGCATTGGGAAAGCCACCGCCACTGAGCTGGCGAGAAGAGGAGCAAGAGTGATCCTGGCATGTCGAAACAGGCAGAAGGCTGACGAGGCTATTGAGGATATCAAGCGA GAGACTGGAAgttgtgatgtggtgtacatgcaGTTGGACCTAGCAAGTCTCCAGAATATTCGCAACTTTGCCCAGACATTCCTGAAGACTGAGTCCAGACTGGATGTACTCATCAATAATGCTG GCCTGGTGGCTGACGGGCGCACTGAGGACGGTTTTGGGATCGAGTTCGGCGTGAACCACCTGGGCCACTTcctgctcacctgtctcctccTGGACCGGCTGAAGGAGGCGCCGGAGGCCCGCGTGGTCACCCTGTCCTCCATGGCCCACCGCTGGGGCAGGATCGACTTCGACCGCCTGGCTGCCCACAAGGACCTGGGCACCGGCCTGTACAGCTGGCAGTTCTTCCACGCCTACTGCAACAGCAAGCTGTGCAACACCCTCTTCACCCACGAGCTGGCCAAGAGGCTGAAGGGGACCAACGTCACCTGCTACAGCGTCCACCcag GCGTCGTGAAGACGGAGCTGTCGCGCCACGTCAGCTTATGGCAGATGGTCATCGTGGACCCCATTTCCCGCCTCTTGTTCCTGGACCCCAAGACGGGCGCCCAGACCACACTTCACTGCGTCCTGCAGGAGGGCATCGAGCCGCTGAGCGGACGCTACTTCACCTGCTGCGCCCCACAGGAAGTGGCCGCCCACTGCAAGGACGACGCCGTGGCCAAGAAGCTGTGGGACGTTAGCGAGATGCTATGTGGTCTGGCTTGA